Proteins from a genomic interval of Thermoanaerobacterium thermosaccharolyticum DSM 571:
- a CDS encoding phosphoribosylanthranilate isomerase codes for MALIKICGIRRTEDVEYLNILKPDYAGFVFADSKRKVDINTAHDLIENLDRDIKKVGVFVNEEISEVRYIANFLKLDVLQFHGDETQEYIDNFKDYLVWKAIRISEKKDISKIESYHVDGILLDSKIEGFYGGSGKSFDWNLIKDANMNCTFILAGGIDTNNVLMAINMLKPDIVDVSSGVEIDGFKNYDLIKEIIYKVRSVI; via the coding sequence ATGGCATTGATAAAGATATGCGGAATAAGGCGCACGGAAGATGTAGAATACCTGAATATACTAAAACCTGATTATGCGGGATTTGTCTTTGCCGACAGTAAACGTAAAGTAGATATAAATACGGCACATGATTTGATAGAAAATCTTGACAGAGACATAAAAAAGGTTGGAGTATTTGTCAATGAAGAAATTTCTGAAGTAAGATATATAGCAAATTTTCTCAAACTTGATGTTTTACAATTTCACGGCGATGAAACTCAAGAATATATAGATAATTTTAAGGACTATCTTGTATGGAAGGCTATTCGAATTAGTGAAAAGAAGGATATTTCGAAAATAGAAAGTTATCATGTTGATGGCATACTTTTAGACAGCAAAATAGAAGGTTTTTATGGAGGCTCAGGAAAGAGCTTTGACTGGAATTTAATAAAAGATGCAAATATGAATTGTACGTTTATATTAGCTGGTGGTATAGATACAAATAATGTTTTAATGGCTATAAATATGTTAAAACCGGATATTGTGGATGTATCCAGCGGTGTTGAAATAGATGGTTTTAAAAATTATGATTTGATAAAAGAGATTATTTATAAAGTGAGGAGTGTAATATGA
- the trpC gene encoding indole-3-glycerol phosphate synthase TrpC, which translates to MILDDIVSKKKSQLELEKLQKPLEEILDKIDDVNLRNFKEALCKDRISIIGEIKNASPSKGIIIKKFDHKKIAELYEEAGVDAISVLTEKNYFKGDNRFINDVKNITSKPILRKDFIFDEYQIYESKLIGADAVLLIVAILGSNLSRFYNIAKELGLDAIVEVHDEYELDIALKADVEILGINNRDLKDFHVDLSTTERLIKYIPNDIVLVSESGIKSSEDVKYLKSLGVNAVLIGETFMNMIDKNKEIKDFIMSSKGV; encoded by the coding sequence ATGATACTAGACGACATTGTTTCAAAGAAAAAATCTCAATTGGAGTTAGAAAAGCTACAGAAGCCATTAGAAGAGATATTAGACAAAATTGACGATGTGAATTTAAGGAATTTTAAGGAAGCTTTATGTAAAGATCGCATATCTATTATAGGGGAAATAAAAAATGCTTCCCCCTCCAAGGGAATAATCATAAAAAAATTTGATCATAAGAAAATTGCAGAATTATACGAGGAAGCCGGTGTCGATGCAATTTCAGTTCTTACAGAAAAAAACTATTTCAAGGGTGATAATAGATTTATAAATGACGTAAAAAATATTACATCAAAACCGATACTCAGAAAAGATTTTATATTTGATGAGTATCAGATATACGAAAGTAAGCTTATAGGCGCAGATGCTGTTTTGTTGATAGTAGCTATCCTAGGTAGTAACCTCAGTAGATTTTACAATATAGCTAAAGAACTTGGGCTAGATGCTATTGTCGAAGTCCATGATGAATATGAGCTTGATATCGCATTAAAGGCAGATGTTGAAATTTTAGGCATAAACAATAGAGATTTAAAGGATTTTCATGTTGATTTAAGCACAACTGAAAGGCTAATTAAATATATCCCGAATGATATTGTGTTGGTATCGGAAAGTGGTATTAAATCTTCAGAAGATGTGAAGTATCTGAAATCATTAGGAGTAAATGCTGTTTTAATTGGTGAGACTTTTATGAACATGATTGACAAAAATAAAGAAATTAAAGATTTTATAATGAGTTCAAAGGGTGTTTAA
- the trpD gene encoding anthranilate phosphoribosyltransferase: MLKEAIEKIIMRENLTELEAKSAMDSIMKGESSSALIGGYLIGLRMKGETIDEITGSAKSMIGNAVRLKLDSPYVIDTCGTGGDGGRTFNISTAVAIITSSAGVKIAKHGNRAVSSKSGSADVLSELGVKIDLEPDITKKFIDDVGFGFLYAPKYHSAMKNVAQIRRELGLRTVFNILGPLTNPASVKGQVLGVYDKKLTHVLAEVLLKLGCERALVVYGNDGLDEITTTTTTTVSEVKNGTVIDYTIDPHDYGINLSRDTDINGGDSKENAKIILDILEGQKGPKRDIVVLNSAAALYVGKAVDNIKEGVMLAEHLIDSGAALGKLNEILSYQKVYLQ, encoded by the coding sequence ATGTTAAAGGAAGCTATTGAAAAAATCATAATGAGGGAAAATCTAACAGAACTAGAAGCAAAAAGTGCTATGGATTCAATTATGAAAGGTGAATCTAGCTCAGCTCTCATAGGAGGTTATCTAATTGGTCTTAGAATGAAAGGTGAAACAATTGATGAAATAACAGGATCTGCTAAATCCATGATAGGAAATGCGGTAAGGTTAAAGCTTGATTCTCCTTACGTTATTGATACTTGTGGCACTGGTGGTGATGGTGGAAGGACATTTAATATATCTACAGCGGTTGCAATAATTACTTCATCTGCAGGTGTAAAAATAGCAAAACATGGCAATAGAGCAGTATCCAGCAAAAGCGGAAGTGCTGATGTATTAAGTGAACTTGGAGTGAAAATTGATTTGGAACCGGATATTACAAAGAAGTTTATTGATGATGTAGGTTTTGGATTCCTTTATGCTCCTAAATACCATTCAGCAATGAAGAATGTTGCACAAATAAGGAGAGAGCTTGGTTTAAGAACGGTATTTAATATATTAGGGCCGTTGACAAATCCTGCTTCTGTTAAAGGGCAAGTCCTTGGAGTTTATGACAAGAAGTTGACACATGTACTTGCAGAAGTTTTATTAAAATTAGGATGTGAAAGAGCATTAGTTGTTTATGGAAATGACGGGCTTGATGAAATAACTACGACGACTACTACAACTGTTTCTGAGGTAAAAAACGGTACAGTTATAGACTATACGATAGATCCGCATGACTATGGTATCAACTTGTCTAGAGATACTGATATAAACGGTGGCGATTCTAAAGAAAATGCAAAAATCATTTTAGATATTTTAGAAGGGCAAAAAGGACCTAAGAGAGATATTGTAGTATTAAATAGTGCAGCAGCGCTTTATGTCGGCAAAGCTGTTGACAATATAAAAGAAGGAGTAATGTTGGCAGAGCATTTGATTGACTCAGGTGCTGCATTAGGTAAATTAAATGAAATATTAAGCTATCAGAAGGTGTATTTACAATGA